The genomic segment ATTGTCGGCACGTTCATCGGCGAACGTGTCGCCAGCCGAAACCCTCCTGCGGGAACCAGTCTCGTCGCGCTGATCATGGCGGCCTCCATTCTGATGTCGATCCTTGTTGTCTCAAACCTGCTGTATGAAGCAATTGCTGTCGCACTTTGGGGTGCAGCATTCGGAGCTATTCCCGTCTGCGTGCAGTTGTGGACGTTTACAGCCTATCCCGATCGTTTCGAGACGAGTTCCGCGTTGATGGTGACGGTATTCCAGATTGCGCTTGCAGCAGGCTCACTTGTCGGCGGCCTTCTCACCGATACCTGGGGCATTCCGGCAGCCTTCATGGCTGCCACAGCATTCGGCATTATCTGCTCGCTTTTGAGCATTTCCGCCAGTTTGAAAACCTTCACTAGATCACAGGAGATCTGACATGATCCCACGCGCCGTTACAGCAATGATGTTTGCGACTATCGCCTCTGTCTTGATGACGAACTCTTCGTTCGCGCAGCAGCCCAATTCGGGCGTCGAGCAAACCTCCGACGAAGCGTTGGTTGCTTCCTTACCGGGCTTTAAAAATACCGACGTCGAAGTCAACGGCGTGAAGCTGCACTATGTGATCGGCGGGCAAGGAAGCCCTGTCGTTCTCCTTCCAGGTTGGCCGGAGACGTGGTGGTCATGGCACAAGATCATGCCGGAACTTGCCAAGCGCCACACGGTGATTTCGCTCGACATCAGAGGGATGGGATCGTCGGACAAGCCTGAAGCTGGTTACGAGAAAAAGGCGCTCGCCAGCGACGTCCACGAGTTGGTCAAGACGCTCGGCTATGAAAAGGCCGATGTGGTCGGACATGATATCGGATCGATGGTGGCTTTTGCCTATGCGGCCAACTTTCCAGAAGCGACCGGAAAGGTCGTGATGCTGGATGTCCCACACCCGGACGCAGAGCTTGCGAAATGGCCGCTCCTGCCGACGGTCGGCACATTTGGCGACCGGATCGACGAGGACCACGCCTACGCCTGGTGGTTCGCTTTCCATCAGGTGAAGGGTCTGCCGGAAGACCTGCTCGAAGGTCGCCAGGACATCGAGCAAAAATGGTTCTTCCGCTACCTGATGAAGGACGAAAGCAAGATCGGCGCCCGCGACCGCGCCGTCTACGCCAACGCTTATGCCAGTCGCGACGCGATCCGAGCCGGCAACGCTTGGTACCAGGCATTCCCGCAAGACATCGTCGACGACGGCACCTACGGCAAAGTCACTGCGCCTGTTCTGGCCCTCGGAGGACCTGGGTATCTGTGGCTGAAGAGCACGCTCGAGCGCAAGACAACCACTCTCAAGGCTTACAAGATCGCCAATAGCGGTCACTTCATCGCAGAGGAGCAGCCAGAAGAAACGCTGAAATACCTCATCGATTTCCTTCAATAGCGCCTTTCAAACAAGGATACGACAATGACCGATCAATCGACCGTCGCCACGCGCCGGCGCATTCTCCAGCTTGCGATCGCAGTGCCAGCGGTAGCGTCGCTTGCCTCCCAGGCGAGCGCCGCATCACCAGATTTTTCAATACCTGCTGCTACCAGCGACGTGAAGCCGTTCAAGGTTTCCGTACCGCAAGCTGCCATCGACGACCTCAAGCGTCGCCTCAAGAACACGCGGTGGCCAAACAAGGAGACCGTCTCGGATTGGTCGCAGGGTGTGCCGTTGCAAAAAGCCAAGGCCCTGATCGCCTATTGGGAAAGCAAATACGACTGGCGGAAGTTCGAGAAGCAGATCAATGCCTACCCACAGTTTCGTACCGAGATTGATGGTCTCGGAATTCACTTCATCCATGTGAGGTCCAAACACGAAAACGCCCTACCGATCATTCTGACACACGGGTGGCCGGGATCCGTCGTCGAGTTTCTCAAAATCATTGGCCCCATGACAGATCCAATTGCCCATGGTGGCAAAGCGGAAGACGCCTTCCACGTTGTCATCCCGTCGCAGCCGGGTTTTGGCTTCTCCGACAAGCCAACGTCCGAGGGTTGGACCGTGGTCCGCACTGCTAAAGCCTGGGGCGAACTGATGAAACGTCTCGGTTACGAAAAGTGGGTAGCCCAGGGAGGTGACTGGGGCTCCGGCGTCACGCATGCGCTTGGCCACGTTCGCCCTGAAGGCCTTGTCGCAGCACACGTAAACTGGCCGCTTGTCTTCCCGGAGAAATTCCCCGATAGCCCGACAGCCGAGGAGAAGGCCGCGATGGAGGCGGCAGCGAATTTTGCCAACGATCAGTTCGGGTACTTCAAAGAACAGGCGACCCGTCCGCAGACAATTGGGTATACGTTGGCAGACTCTCCCGTTGGACAAGCAACCTGGATCTATGAGAAATTCCAGGCCTGGACGGACAATCGCGGCGAGCCGGAAGACGCTTTGACTGTCGATGAAATGCTTGATGACATCTCGCTCTACTGGTTCACCAACACCGCTGCCTCCTCTGCCCGCATCTATTGGGAAAACGCCCGCAACGGTGGCGGTTTCGATGCTGGGCGCATCGAACTGCCCATGGCAGCGACTATTTTTCCCAAGGAAATCTTCCGGGCACCAAAGGCTTGGGCACAGGCTAAATGGCCGAACTTCTTCTATTGGAACGAGGTCAACAAGGGCGGCCATTTTGCCGCGTTTGAACAACCCGCGCTGTTCACGGACGAAATGCGCAACGCCTTCAGATCCATTCGCTGACATGCAGCTCAACATAGAAAGACAGTCACATGCCCACAAATGAAGACATCATCCGCGAACTCTATCGCACCGCCGAGGTTAAGGACGTTGAAGGATTCGTCGCACTGTTTTCCGAGGATGGCTACTTCTGGGACGTCTCGGCCGGCGCAAAATACTACGGCGCCGATATTGGCAAAACCGTCGATATCTACGCGACGGCATTTCACGATATGCACCGCGAGCTTGGGAATTTCTACGTGACCGACGACGTCATCATAGTAGAATTAACGCTCAACGGCACCCAGACCGGACCGCTTGCAATGCCGGCTGGCACGATCCCGCCGACGGGCAAGGAAATGCATGCACCGTGCTGCGACGTTTTTCAACTGAAAGACGGTAAGGTCACGTCGTTCCACTGCTACACTGCGGCAACGATCATTTTCGGGCAGCTCGGTATTCTCGGCAATCTCACTGCGGCCCTGCAGCCCAAGTAAGCTCCCAACAGCTCCTGGTGCCAGAGTTTCTGATGGACGATGTCTCCACGGCGGCCTTCTTCTGCCGTGGAGGCCTGCACCTTACGTTACTTGTGTCCTTGTTCGCCCACTTTCGGACGATAACTGACAAAGACCATCAGCCGGCGGAATAAAACCGCAGCACCATTGTCCACGAAATAGGTGACACCACAGTCGTCACATTTCGAAAGGCACGAACATGCGCATTCTTAACCCTATCGTTCTGTCCGCCGCGTTTTGCTGCGTTTCCTGTTTGGCATTCGCCCACGCGCGATTGACCGTGTCGCAGCCAGCCGACGGCGCGTCGCTGCAGACATCTCCGGAAACGATCTCCCTGCATTTTTCCGAAAGCCTAGAACCTGCATTTTCGCATCTGACTTTGACTACCGCATCAGGCGATACGATCAAGCTCGGCGGCGAGACCGTGCGCGGCAACGAGCAGGACGAGCTTGCGGCTGCTCCGACTTCGCCGCTCACGCCGGGCATCTACATGATAAAATGGGATGTGCTCTCAACCGATGGTCACAAAACCAGCGGCACTAGAAAATTTACGGTGTTGCCATGACACCGCATGACGCTCTTGTCATTGACCGCTTCTTGCTAGACTCCGCACTCTCACTCGTCTGGGGTGGTTTGGGCTTCACTCAGCTAGCCTCAGGTGGGGTCCGGTCACGTCTGCTGGTGACGATGCGCACACCTATGATGGCGTCCTGCGCCGTCGCCTGCCTCGCCGCCATCGCGGCACTTCCGCTGCAAACGGCTGAGATCGGATCGCATTGGAGTGCGGGCTGGCAGATGGAGCTGCTTACTTCCGTTGCGTTCATGACTGACGTGGGTGTCTCAACCGTAACAGAGGCGGCGACGGTCGCGGCTCTCGTTGCTGCGGCGTTGTCGGGTCGGCGTAATCCTACCCTTTCTCTAGCCGGTCTCGCGCTTTTCTCAGTCGCGACCCGCGGCCACGCTGCGGCGTCTTTCGACCTGCTGGGGAGCTTGCAGATCTTACTGCTCGCTATCCACATCCTAGCCGCGGCAGCGTGGGTGGGGGCGCTGATCCCGTTTATCCTCGTCGTCCGGATGTCGATCCCACCGGACCTGCGACGAGATGCGATTGCTTCGATGCGGCGGTTTTCCAGGTTTGGCCATTGGGCGGTTGCCCTAGTTTTCGTCACTGGCGTGGCAAACACGCTGCTGATCCTCGGGCACATCCCCGCCGACCTAAATTCAGCCTACCAGTTCAAACTGCTTTTGAAGGTCGCCGTTGTACTTTCCATGACGTCGCTGGCGGTCGCGAACAGGTACCTAATCGTGCCACTCCACCGACATCATGCCGATCTCTCCAGATGCGCCCTCCTGTTTGGAGCGGGTGCCGAAATCGCACTGGGGATGCTCGCCTTCTCTCTCGTTGCATCATTCGGTCTCGATGATCCGACTGTGTGAAAAAATTCAGAGACCAGCGGAATAAATCTTTCGTCCGGTTGTCTACCCATACGTAACCAAAGGAAGAAGTCGATGACAACTTGGTCGAACAGAAAATCAGCCGTCGTCGCCGCGATTGTCATGGCGGCGGCCGGATCATGCGCTGCATTCGCTCACGATCACAGCCAACCCTCCCCTGCTGCAGCACAGTCGTCTGACGACGAGACCGCCTATCTTGCCGAAAACAATGCTGCCATGGACAGGATGATGGCGGATATGGAAACCAGTCCAACCGGCGATATCGACCGTGACTTCGTAGCCATGATGACACCCCATCACCAAGGTGCGATCGCCATGGCGCTCGCCGTCCTCAAATACGGCAAGAACGAACAACTCAAGCGTATCGCGCAAGAGATTATCGTGGAGCAGCAACAAGAGATTGCGGCCATGAAGCTTGCGATTGGCGACCCTCTCCCCCCATCCGACGCCGCCCCGACACAGGTCGTACCGGAAATTCCCCCCGCTCAATCCACGCCCGACCAGACCATGCAGGGCATGGACCCAAACATGAAAATGTAATCTTTAAAGGACATCAGCAATGACAATTCGGACATCTTTTGCCGCCAGCTTGCTGGCGGGCAGCATGCTATTGCCTGTTTCTGCATTCGCAGGCCAAGCACCTTTTGCAACCTCCGATCCGGAAATTCCGGTCAGCAGCAAGGACCGCGTTTATGCGGCGGAGCAATTCTCCAACACGGTGTCGGTCACCGATCCGTCGACGAACAAGCTGCTCGGCGTCATCAAGCTTGGCGATCCCCAGCCCGGCAATCTCTCGCCGCTCTACAAGGGTCAGGTTCTAGTTCACGGCATGGGGTTTTCACCGGACAAGAAGACCATCGCGGTCGTTTCGATCGGCTCCAACTCTGTAACCTTCATCGATACCGCCACCAATGCAGTCAAGCACACCACTTATGTCGGCCGCTCGCCGCACGAGGCCTTTTTCACACCTGACGGAAAGGAAGTCTGGGTCACGGTGCGCGGCGAGGACTATATCTCCGTCATCGACACGAGCACCTATCAGGAAAAGGCGCAGATCAAGGTACCCGCGGGTCCCGGCATGCAGATCTTTTCGCCCGACGGCAAATACGGCTATATCTGCTCATCCTTTAATCCCGATACCGTCGTCGTTACCGTTGCCGATCATCAGATCGTTGGGCACGTCAAACAGGAGAGTCCGTTCTGCCCAAACATCGCCGCGTCACCTGATGGGAAGCAGGTCTGGTTCACGCTGAAGGACGTCGGCAAGACCCAGGTCTTCAACGCACAAGCGCCTTTTGATCTGATCAAGACCATCGACACCGGCCCGATCACAAACCACGTCAATCTTGTCACCAACAAGAATGGCAGTTTTGCTTATGTCACTGTGGGCGGCCTGAACGAAGTGAAGGTTTTCCGCACCGACAATTTCGAGCAGGTCGCGACAATCCCGGTTGGCAATCTGCCGCACGGTATCTGGCCGTCGGGCGACGGAAGCCGCGTTTATGTTGGCCTCGAAAATGCCGACGCGATGGCCGCGATCGACACGTTGACCAACAAGGTGATTGCCATGATACCGATTGGCCAGGCAGCGCAGGCTGTCAACTATGTGCCGAATGCAGTACCCGAAGGTGATGGCCTGCAGAACTTGCAGCCACTCGGCACAGCGGGTGTCGCCGCTCACCTGAAACTCGAAATAAAGGGTGACAAGGAAAAGAGGACTCCGACGAGTGTGTCGCTGTTCGATCAGGGTCTGACCCAGGTTCTCCAAGCCTCGGTCACGGGGCTGGAGCCGAAAAAGATGTATGTGCTGGCGCTCTCCGATAAGGCGGACGGCAGTGGGCCACTCCAAGGTCTTTCGAACTTCATGACCAATCCGGCTGGATCAGCAATCGTTAACGCAGTCGGTCCTATCCGCCAGATTGTCGAATCCAAGCACAAGGACGAACGCCGCTATCTCGTGGTAGCGTCCGTCGAAGATGGAAATCCCGGCAAGGTCCTGCAAGTGCAAACTGCGCAGTAACGGTGATTAGTCGGTCCGCAGTATGACTGCGGGCCGCCCGTCCTGAAGGAATTGAGACATGGACGATTTGTTTTTCCTGGTAGAGCCTATGATCCCTGCCCTAAGACGTTACGCACGTGGTCTGATTAGGGATCGTGAGACCGCTGATGACATTGTTCAGGATTGCCTGGAAAAAGTTGTGTTGCACTGGAGCCGGCGCCGTGATGAGAATCCGCGACCATGGGTGTTTGCCATCCTTCACAACCTGGCGATCAACAGGCTGAGGCAAGACGCAAGACGTGGATCCGTCCTTCCGATCGAGGACGTACCTGAGGCCTTGAACGCACAAGCGCCGACACAGGAGGAGACGATATACGGCCAGGAGGTCATGGCAGCCATCGACCACCTACCGCCTGATTATCGAAGCATTCTGCTGCTGGTCTCAGTGGAAGATCTTTCCTATGCAGATGCGGCAAAAGTCCTGGAAATTCCCTTGGGAACTGTGATGTCAAGACTGTCTCGTGCGCGAGAACAGTTAAAGACGATCCTCGAAACGAACCCGGCGGGGGCTTTCACCGGCGTCTCTTACATCCGGAGGGTGAAATGAATATGAAGCCAATCACCGAAGACGATCTCCACGCCTATGTAGACAGCGCACTGGACGCAGAGCGTCACCGCGAAGTGACAGACTATCTGGAGGGAAACGCCGATGCTGCCGCGCGGGTCAACTCCTATCGGGCACAGGCCGCAGCACTACGCTCAGCCCTTGAGCCGGTTGCGCGACAGCCAGTGCCGTCCAGGCTCAATCTCAGAACGATCGCGGCGGCCCACGTCCCTGCCCGCCGACAAGCGCCCTTCCGACTTGCTGCGGCAGCCGTCCTGCTGTTGGCGATCGGAGCAAGCGGCGGCTGGATTATGAAGGGATACACCGTGCCGCCCACAGAAGGCGTAGCCGCGCTCGCGCAGGAAGCGTCTGCCAGTTACGGCACCTTTGCTCCAGACCGTTTGCATCCCGTAGAGGTTAGGGCTGACGCAGGCGATACGCTTCGCCAATTTGCCGTCGCGACGCTTGGGCGTTCCGTGGCCATTCCGGATCTCAGCAAAGCCGGCTACCGCGTTATGGGCGGTCGCATCATTCCCACGGCACACGGCCCCGGCCTAATGCTGATGTATGATGACGACAAGGGCAGTCGCCTTGTCATGCTCACCCGGCCGATGAATGTGGACCAGAACAAGCCGATGGTTGCGAGTAGTACCGGCGATGTCAGAGGCTGGAGCTGGGCGAAGAATGGCATGGGCTATAGCCTTGTGGGGTCAATGCCCCACGAAGATCTCCACCCCATCGCAGACGCCGTGCGCTCGCAAATCTAAGGGCGCAATGGCACGTGAGTTGGGTGCCAGTCGGGTGGAGTTCGCTGCCTTTGCGCACCTTATTTTTTCTACACAATAGCTACAGAAGAGAGTTTCGAATGCGCGTGGATCCGAACAAGTTAATCGCCACCTACAATCTTAGTCCGAAGAAATCCGATACCTCATCAGACATGCCTTTCTTGCTCGGCGACGATGAGCAAGAGGCTCAAACGGAACCATCCAGCATCGAGACTGGGACTTCCACCTCGAGTCAAGCGTCCGCAAATGTTTCGGCTGCGCTGTGGCACATTTCCGACCCCGGTGGCCTGTCGGCATCAACATCATCAGTCGAGATATCTGTGGAAGGAACCGCCAGAATACAGGCGATGCTTAGCGGGTCCTCAGATGACCTTCTCGATCAATTCCTGGCGCTTTCGCGCGAAACTCCGGCCGAAAGGATTCGTACGGAATATTTAAACGAGCACTACCTGACAGAGAACAGTTTTAAGGAACTTCCTATCGACCAACAGAATGAAATAGACAAGATGATCGCCGAGCGCATCAAGCAACAACTCGGCCTCGATGACGGCGTAAATGCTGCGTCAGCCGATTCGCATCGAATACTTCGATGATACGCCACGGTAGCATGTCAATTTCACTTCTGTGCGTGGGTTGCAAGTGTCACTTCACATACCTCCGCGCCATGGCGTGAAAGCAGGTCGAAGTCGTTGTCCGATATCCGTGTCAAGTTGGTCGGGTAACTCAGCGAAACGGCACCCTGTTCGTCAGAAAGTCGTTCCGCGAGCGCAGTAGGATCCATACCGAACTGTCGCATGGACACGCCCATCCGGAGCAGGACCCCATTGACTTCGCCGCGCGAGATCGATCCCATCAGCATGCGGGAGCGCAGTGCCCGTATCTGATCGCTCGCAATGTCGAAAAGCCTCGGCGAGTTAAGTCTACCTCGAAGCATGCCGACGAGCGAGAACGGCTTCGGCGCCGTAAGGGGGCCAGAGGCATCGCTGCAGATGAGAAAGTCGCATCCCCGAAGGCCGTCGGCAGGCTTGTAGAGGGCCTCCATACCCATGTTCTCGTATGCCCCACCATCCCAAAGTCGAACGCGTGGCATGGGCCGTGAAATCTTCTCTTGTGGCTTCTTGGTTGCCCGATCCGTCTTCCACCATCCATGTTCCGGCAGCTCGAGTCGTAGGACGCCAATCACGTATGGAACCGCTGCCGACGCCGCGATGGCCTTCGCGATCGGGACGTCCGGGCTAAAGTGACTACCGAACTGCCAGTCCCCCATCATCTTCTTCGAGAACCGCCAGTTCTTGCCAGTTTCGAAGCAGGTAGTGTTGATATGCCATTCCGGTGTGTCAGGCAGATCCTTCACCGATCCTCTGACACCCCAGCGCGCGGAAAGAAGCATCTGAAGAATTTCTGCTCTTCGAAAGAGGATTCGAATGTTCTCTCGGAGAATTCCACGCCAGCCCAAGGCGGTCAGACTGAAAAGGTCGCCAGTTGTGAGCCTCTTGCGAAGCTCGGGATAGATTTCATCCAAGAACTGCTTGGAGGTCGGCCATCTGAAATCCGCGTGGGAGAAGATCGCGCCGACGATGAGGCTCCCTCCGGATACGGTGGATATCTGTGTGACCCCCTCAAGTCGGCCCTGCCTTGCAAGATGGCTGAGAACGCCAAGGTGAAACACTGCCGCGCGGACACCGCCGCCCGAAAGAGCGAGGCCCAAGCGCGGCCTGTCTACGACGCTATCCATCTGCCAACCTCCTCGTTCCGGCCATTAGTAGCGAAATGTCGTTCTCCGCGACGATCAACGAGATTGCCGGCAGGCCGTCGAGTTCCATAGCATCGTTCAGTTGCTTGATCTGTTCGAGGTCGGTGCCGCTTGGAAGAGAGGACCGACCCGCGGGATGCGAATGCCATTCGCCGACATACCGGATCTGGTTTCCTGTCCGGGCGGCAGCGGCCTCAATGTCTGTACGCAACCGCGAGACGCCGCGAGTAAACGAAGACGGGGTGCCGATGCTGTCGCTGGTGGATGGAGGGCTCCGACGACATCAATACGACGGCGCTCGAAGTCGATCATTCCCATCAGCGATCCACCGGTTTCCGAAGGAAGTGCCGTCGAGCGGCGTTGCCGGAGTTCGTCTTTTAAAGCGGCTGGCAGGACGACCGACCACCCGTCCGCCGTCATCGTCAATATGGTACCCGAAACCGGAGTAACCCTGACACCGTCCTCGTTCATGGTCCAGATCTTGACTGCAGCTCTCGGTGCCCTGACAACGGATGAAATCCCCGCAGCGATCAGCCCCGAGAGCACCTGAATCGATGCCATCGGAATCCTGTTCGTCAATGCTCTGCACGCCCCGGTGTACTGCATCCGGTCGACGGAGCCGAGATGATCCGCAAGAGACGGGTTCTGGAAGATCTCCCGGAGATATAGCGTCTCGAGATCGCGAAGCGTCATGGAGCGCGCCTCGTCCTCGACCATCAGGACCGCGGACTTTCCATCGGGCGTGAAGAACGCGCAGAGACGTCGCGTAGTACCAGGCAGATCGGATGCCCACCGGGAAACGGGAACGGAAGCCGAGGCGTCGAGAATGAGATCGGCATCTCCTAATTGCTGATCCAATGCAGCCCGATCCACCGGGGTCAGGACATTGTCGACGACAGTACGCGTATCGACGTCGTCCCTGACCCCCATGAGTCTGTTTGCAAGCCCGATAGCCTTGCTTCTGCCGACAAACTGGTTGTTGAGCGTGTGTCTCGCAATGTTGTGCGGAAGCAGTGTGTCGTCGTCTACGATCGTCCACTTGAAGAGACCCTGTCGGGCGAGGATTTCCGAAATCACCGAACCGGCCGATCCAGCGCCGATCATCACTATTCGACGCTCGTCGGCGTACGGCTCGCCAGAGAGACGGGCCGCACCGGCTGCATCGAATTCCTTATGGACGAAGGACATTGATACGGGCACGTCGCGCGCCGCGTCCATCGATACGCGCGCACCGACATTGGGGAGGAAGTTGATTTCCTTTGCCTCGCCGGAGACGTTGCGCAAGAGGAAGCCCATCTTCTCTCCGATCTCTCCGGGGCTGAGTGCAGTCACGAACGCAACCGTCTCGGTCGTTCCGACATCACCGGTGGTCGGATCGATCTGGGGCATTGTCACCAAGAGGCAGGTGATGCGCTTGCCGTCTCCTATTTCCCTCTTGCCATTCACCCAGTCCTTGATGGACTGCTGGAGGAGGCTGGGAAAATCGACCCCAGCGTCGACCAGAAAGTCCGACAACTGTCCAAGGTCGCGGGGTGCCCTCTTCATCCGCTTCATCCGCTGTGGCTCGATCGCGCAATGAAAGGCCATCAAGCGGATATCGTCTCCTCTGACGATCGACGGCCTCGATCCTCCAATGAAGATGAATTGCGCTTCTTGGTCGACGGCCCAAATGAACAGGTTCGAACCCAGCCGGGCTGCTTCCCAGAAATCGTTCTTCAAAATGATCTGGTTGAAATGTTCCGGCAAGAAGAGCGGGTCGAGAGGCTGCCCTGCCCCATGAAGCTCGCCTTGGCATGCTTTTTCGAACCAACCACTCAAACGCCCAACGAGCTCGGCGGCAGTATAGAAGCTCCGAGTGTCATGCCACGGCCGGTCGTCGATGCAGATGCAGGCGGGAAATCCTTCTGGCATCAGGTTTTGATGCGGAGTGTCGGGAAAGTCTGGGCGTGCAACTAGAACCGTGAAAGACATCGAGCCGGTCCGCGCGAAACACACAGTCAAGGATTCAACAGGCAATATGTCATAGACCGGACGCTGCGGCCGCTCGACCACTAGATCGAACGAAAGAAGGTCGAAATCTCCGAACCGTCGACACTCACCGAGTGTGGTGTAGTTCTCGCCCGGCCCAACAACGTAATCGTGGAGCGCCTTCGCAAGAGGATTAGCGAATCCTAGTACGTCGACGACCTCCGATGCTTCAGGCTGCCAGTACATACGGTCAGCCGTTCCTGCCTGCACGCGTGGGCATCGATGCGGCGACACTGGTAGCGGTCGCCGCTGCCGCGAGCATGACGGAAACGCCTTGGGCAGTGATCTTCAGATGAATCGGCTTCGGTCGGGCTTCGCTCGGGGTCTCCATGGTGACGAGGAACTTGCCATTCGAATCCTTGATGATCTTGCAGTAGTAGGCTGCAGCCTGACGATGCGGCGGCTGCACGTCCTTATCGGCTTCAGTGCCCTTCACCGGGATCGGCTTGCTCGGAGACACGATGATCTCATTCTGCCGGGCAAGCTCTTCGAACAGCCACTTAACGTCCTTGACTGGTTCCGTCATATCCTCCCCCTTATCCGGCGATAGCGACAGGTAGGAGCAGTGGTGGAAAAGCTTCAAGACATCCCAGTGCAGTCGGTGCTCGTTGTCGTGTTCGCGGCTCGTCCGAACGATCTGGGAGAGGCTCTCGTGATCGATGTCTGCACCGAGCAGCGCATAGGATTCCTTCAGTCCTTCGCGCATCGTCATCTGCACGACGATCGACCCCTGATTTCGGTCGATCAGGCCTACATCCGTGCGCCAGGCGAAGGGACTGTGCACGAAAAACTCGACAGCTTCCGAACCCCACTTGCTAAAACC from the Agrobacterium vaccinii genome contains:
- a CDS encoding Mov34/MPN/PAD-1 family protein, with amino-acid sequence MRYVGEWHSHPAGRSSLPSGTDLEQIKQLNDAMELDGLPAISLIVAENDISLLMAGTRRLADG
- a CDS encoding ThiF family adenylyltransferase yields the protein MYWQPEASEVVDVLGFANPLAKALHDYVVGPGENYTTLGECRRFGDFDLLSFDLVVERPQRPVYDILPVESLTVCFARTGSMSFTVLVARPDFPDTPHQNLMPEGFPACICIDDRPWHDTRSFYTAAELVGRLSGWFEKACQGELHGAGQPLDPLFLPEHFNQIILKNDFWEAARLGSNLFIWAVDQEAQFIFIGGSRPSIVRGDDIRLMAFHCAIEPQRMKRMKRAPRDLGQLSDFLVDAGVDFPSLLQQSIKDWVNGKREIGDGKRITCLLVTMPQIDPTTGDVGTTETVAFVTALSPGEIGEKMGFLLRNVSGEAKEINFLPNVGARVSMDAARDVPVSMSFVHKEFDAAGAARLSGEPYADERRIVMIGAGSAGSVISEILARQGLFKWTIVDDDTLLPHNIARHTLNNQFVGRSKAIGLANRLMGVRDDVDTRTVVDNVLTPVDRAALDQQLGDADLILDASASVPVSRWASDLPGTTRRLCAFFTPDGKSAVLMVEDEARSMTLRDLETLYLREIFQNPSLADHLGSVDRMQYTGACRALTNRIPMASIQVLSGLIAAGISSVVRAPRAAVKIWTMNEDGVRVTPVSGTILTMTADGWSVVLPAALKDELRQRRSTALPSETGGSLMGMIDFERRRIDVVGALHPPATASAPRLRLLAASRGCVQTLRPLPPGQETRSGMSANGIRIPRVGPLFQAAPTSNRSSN